From Streptomyces sp. TLI_105, the proteins below share one genomic window:
- a CDS encoding SDR family oxidoreductase has product MTSEPGRFAGRTYLVTGGGSGIGRAIALALAAAGARVTVAGRTPQRLDETVALIEKAGGEALAVPTDVRDPEAVDALVAAAVERFGRLDGLVNNAAGNFVVPGIDLSPGGWRAVVDIVLNGSYYCTRAVARRLREQGTGGSILSVIATYAWHGHPGTVHSAAAKAGVLAMTRTLAVELAPLGIRLNCIAPGPTETEGAGAALWATDEAREEVLATVPAGRFADPAEVAEASLFLLGDGASYLTGECLTVDGGQWLGKQVYGRSAG; this is encoded by the coding sequence GTGACATCGGAACCCGGCCGGTTCGCCGGCCGTACGTACCTCGTGACCGGCGGCGGCAGCGGCATCGGCCGCGCGATCGCGCTGGCGCTGGCGGCGGCGGGTGCGCGCGTCACCGTGGCGGGCCGCACCCCGCAGCGGCTCGACGAGACGGTCGCTCTGATCGAGAAGGCCGGCGGGGAGGCCCTCGCGGTGCCGACGGACGTACGCGACCCGGAGGCGGTGGACGCGCTGGTGGCCGCGGCGGTCGAGCGGTTCGGCAGGCTGGACGGGCTGGTCAACAACGCCGCCGGAAACTTCGTCGTCCCCGGCATCGACCTGTCCCCGGGCGGCTGGCGCGCCGTCGTCGACATCGTCCTCAACGGCTCGTACTACTGCACCCGTGCCGTCGCCCGCAGGCTGCGCGAGCAGGGCACCGGCGGCTCGATCCTCTCCGTGATCGCCACGTACGCCTGGCACGGCCACCCGGGCACCGTCCACTCGGCCGCCGCGAAGGCCGGCGTCCTGGCCATGACGCGGACCCTGGCGGTCGAACTCGCTCCGCTGGGCATCCGCCTGAACTGCATCGCCCCCGGCCCGACGGAGACAGAGGGCGCCGGCGCGGCCCTGTGGGCCACCGACGAGGCTCGCGAGGAGGTTCTGGCCACGGTCCCGGCGGGCCGCTTCGCCGACCCCGCCGAGGTCGCGGAGGCGTCGCTGTTCCTCCTGGGCGACGGGGCGTCGTACCTGACCGGCGAGTGCCTCACGGTGGACGGCGGCCAGTGGCTGGGGAAGCAGGTGTACGGGCGGTCGGCCGGGTAG
- a CDS encoding APC family permease: MTQAPVTPSRAEEPAPETPDLSEGWGEQRGRLRKELRRFDVLLFLICTLVGLDTIGSVAAQGPQGLTWMAILAVLFFLPYGLLVAELGSAFPVQGGPYVWTRLAFGRLTAGLNQILYWISNPVWVGGSLCIIALTTWEEFFTPLPGLWKYAAGLVFIWGGALAVVQSVRVGKWVPIAGAVARIVLLGFFLVSVVVFAVRNGVHALPASEFSPTYAGFVALVPVLIFNYVGFELPSSAAEEMRNPRRDIPLSILRSGIASLLLYGGPILGIMFVLPSEKIGSLGGFIDACKAVFTVYGGSIAADGTVTLTGAGAVFGGIAAAGLIIGLLTSGVTWAMGAHRAQAVACADGAGPAWLGTISEKHGTPVRVNLLSAVLASILLVAALNLTEGDGEKYFAAGLGLTICTTFISYVITFPSLVVLRRKYPDTPRPYAVPGGRLGAWTVTALATGLVAFTVVVLIWPGFGVGWFGTEGSPADSLPEAFAGQRSAYTLSQVVPLLIIAVIGLVFYAAGAKTRRTKS; encoded by the coding sequence GTGACCCAAGCACCCGTCACCCCCAGCAGGGCCGAAGAGCCCGCACCCGAGACCCCTGACCTCTCCGAGGGCTGGGGCGAACAGCGCGGCCGGCTCCGCAAGGAGCTGCGCCGTTTCGACGTCCTGCTGTTCCTCATATGCACCCTCGTCGGACTGGACACGATCGGATCGGTCGCGGCGCAGGGCCCGCAGGGACTGACCTGGATGGCCATCCTCGCGGTGCTCTTCTTCCTTCCCTACGGACTCCTCGTCGCCGAACTCGGCTCGGCCTTCCCCGTCCAGGGCGGCCCGTACGTCTGGACCCGGCTGGCCTTCGGCCGGCTCACCGCGGGCCTCAACCAGATCCTCTACTGGATCTCCAACCCGGTGTGGGTGGGCGGCAGTCTGTGCATCATCGCCCTCACCACCTGGGAGGAGTTCTTCACGCCGCTGCCCGGTCTGTGGAAGTACGCCGCCGGTCTCGTCTTCATCTGGGGCGGCGCGCTCGCCGTCGTCCAGTCCGTCCGGGTCGGCAAGTGGGTGCCGATCGCGGGCGCCGTCGCGCGCATCGTGCTGCTGGGGTTCTTCCTCGTCTCGGTGGTCGTCTTCGCCGTGCGGAACGGCGTGCACGCCCTGCCCGCGAGCGAGTTCTCACCGACCTACGCCGGTTTCGTGGCGCTCGTCCCCGTCCTGATCTTCAACTACGTCGGCTTCGAACTGCCCAGCTCCGCCGCCGAGGAGATGCGCAACCCGCGCCGTGACATCCCTCTCTCCATCCTCCGTTCCGGCATCGCCTCGCTCCTGCTCTACGGCGGGCCCATCCTCGGCATCATGTTCGTCCTGCCCAGCGAGAAGATCGGCAGCCTCGGCGGTTTCATCGACGCCTGCAAGGCCGTCTTCACGGTCTACGGGGGATCCATCGCCGCGGACGGCACGGTCACCCTCACCGGTGCGGGCGCGGTCTTCGGCGGCATCGCCGCCGCGGGGCTCATCATCGGCCTGCTGACCTCCGGCGTCACCTGGGCGATGGGCGCGCACCGTGCCCAGGCCGTGGCCTGCGCCGACGGCGCCGGGCCGGCCTGGCTCGGCACGATCTCCGAGAAGCACGGCACCCCGGTGCGGGTGAACCTGCTCTCGGCGGTCCTCGCGTCGATCCTCCTCGTCGCCGCCCTCAACCTCACTGAGGGCGACGGCGAGAAGTACTTCGCGGCGGGCCTGGGTCTGACGATCTGCACGACCTTCATCTCGTACGTCATCACCTTCCCGAGCCTGGTGGTGCTGCGCCGCAAGTACCCCGACACTCCACGCCCGTACGCCGTCCCGGGCGGTCGCCTCGGCGCCTGGACGGTCACCGCGCTCGCGACCGGCCTGGTCGCCTTCACGGTGGTCGTGCTGATCTGGCCGGGCTTCGGCGTCGGCTGGTTCGGCACGGAGGGTTCCCCCGCGGACTCCCTGCCCGAGGCCTTCGCCGGCCAGCGCTCCGCGTACACGCTGAGCCAGGTCGTGCCGTTGCTGATCATCGCGGTCATCGGCCTCGTCTTCTACGCGGCGGGCGCGAAGACCCGTCGTACGAAGAGCTGA
- a CDS encoding TetR/AcrR family transcriptional regulator codes for MARVRLSVEERRAEILRVAVEQIEARGVSGVRIADVASALGVSGSLVLYHFSTKELLVAEAFAHAAEGDLAHLRRLLDKPRTSAALRLRSAVRWYAPTGQAKGWRLWIESWAAALREPALRKVAHDLDQQWKAAIADVVAQGVAAGEFVCDRPEDVAWRLTALLDGLAVQMTSYKGPLSRATMLEWVDDALVTELGIDHEALTAGR; via the coding sequence GTGGCCAGAGTCCGGTTGAGCGTGGAGGAACGGCGCGCGGAGATCCTGCGCGTCGCCGTCGAGCAGATCGAAGCCCGCGGCGTCAGCGGCGTGCGCATCGCGGACGTCGCCTCGGCGCTCGGAGTCAGCGGTTCCCTGGTGCTCTACCACTTCTCCACCAAGGAACTGCTCGTCGCCGAGGCCTTCGCCCATGCCGCCGAGGGAGACCTCGCCCACCTGCGCAGACTGCTGGACAAGCCCCGTACCAGCGCCGCGCTCCGGCTTCGCTCGGCCGTGCGTTGGTACGCGCCGACCGGACAGGCGAAGGGCTGGCGGCTCTGGATCGAGAGCTGGGCGGCCGCGCTGCGCGAACCCGCCCTCAGGAAGGTCGCCCACGACCTCGACCAGCAGTGGAAGGCCGCGATCGCCGACGTCGTCGCGCAGGGCGTGGCAGCCGGCGAGTTCGTCTGCGACCGCCCCGAGGACGTGGCCTGGCGTCTGACCGCGCTGCTCGACGGACTGGCCGTGCAGATGACCTCGTACAAGGGACCGCTCAGCCGCGCCACGATGCTGGAGTGGGTGGACGACGCGCTCGTGACCGAACTGGGCATCGACCACGAGGCGCTGACGGCCGGCCGATAG
- a CDS encoding FAD-dependent oxidoreductase, translated as MERQSGTRLIESDVVVVGGGYAGLAAALRLHDNAVDFTLVEASDRVGGRVLTEIRPGGGPIDHGGQWVGPAQTRLVELAARFGCPTFPTWEKGSHIEVWHDGTRVPYTGAAPADGPGTAEYVRVTELLDGFARTVDTVRPWRTARFEEWDARTARSFFRSETDDADALRRLALAVQGLWCAEPDEISLFHVLFYIAAAGGFEQLMETRGCAQDSRFATGAAGPARAVAALLGDRVRLGEQALAIAYDADGVRVRTPTTLLRARRAIVALPPHAVRAMGFAPPLPAARDGWLSHSPMGRVAKVHAVYDTPFWREEGLSGVATLYDDGPVGVVFDNSPEDGSHGVLVGFVYGDRLDGFAALDEAGRRAAVLDGLVSVAGPRAGQPRDYTEKIWSQDPFARGGYEAYTTPGGWSGHGERGWREPTGPLHWAGTETASEWNGYIDGAVSSGYRAADEVLAGLGGADGLGGADGLGGADGLGGAAR; from the coding sequence ATGGAGAGACAGAGCGGAACGCGTCTGATCGAATCCGATGTCGTCGTCGTGGGCGGAGGGTACGCCGGGCTGGCCGCGGCACTCCGACTCCACGACAACGCCGTCGACTTCACCCTGGTCGAAGCCTCCGACCGGGTCGGCGGACGGGTCCTGACCGAGATCCGACCGGGCGGCGGACCCATCGACCACGGCGGCCAATGGGTCGGCCCCGCACAGACCCGCCTCGTCGAACTCGCCGCACGCTTCGGCTGCCCCACCTTCCCGACCTGGGAGAAGGGCAGCCACATCGAGGTGTGGCACGACGGCACGAGGGTCCCCTACACCGGCGCCGCGCCCGCCGACGGGCCCGGCACGGCCGAGTACGTCCGGGTCACCGAGCTCCTCGACGGGTTCGCCCGCACCGTGGACACCGTCCGGCCGTGGCGCACGGCCCGCTTCGAGGAATGGGACGCACGGACGGCACGGTCCTTCTTCCGGTCCGAAACCGACGACGCGGACGCCCTGCGCCGCCTGGCCCTCGCCGTCCAAGGGCTGTGGTGCGCGGAGCCCGACGAGATCTCGCTCTTCCACGTGCTCTTCTACATCGCCGCGGCCGGCGGCTTCGAGCAGCTGATGGAGACCCGCGGCTGCGCCCAGGACAGCCGGTTCGCCACGGGCGCCGCCGGCCCGGCCCGCGCGGTCGCGGCCCTGCTCGGCGACCGCGTCCGCCTCGGCGAGCAGGCGCTCGCGATCGCGTACGACGCCGACGGCGTCCGCGTCCGCACCCCCACCACCTTGCTCCGGGCGCGCCGGGCGATCGTGGCCCTGCCCCCGCACGCCGTACGGGCCATGGGCTTCGCGCCTCCCCTGCCCGCCGCCCGGGACGGCTGGCTGTCGCACAGTCCGATGGGACGCGTCGCCAAGGTCCACGCGGTCTACGACACCCCGTTCTGGCGCGAGGAGGGGCTGTCCGGGGTGGCGACCCTGTACGACGACGGGCCGGTCGGCGTCGTGTTCGACAACTCCCCGGAGGACGGCTCGCACGGTGTTCTCGTCGGATTCGTGTACGGCGACCGCCTGGACGGCTTCGCCGCCCTGGACGAGGCCGGCCGCAGGGCGGCCGTACTGGACGGTCTCGTCTCCGTGGCCGGCCCCCGGGCCGGACAGCCGCGCGACTACACGGAGAAGATCTGGTCCCAGGACCCCTTCGCCCGGGGCGGGTACGAGGCCTACACGACGCCCGGCGGATGGAGCGGGCACGGCGAACGCGGCTGGCGGGAGCCGACCGGCCCCCTGCACTGGGCGGGGACGGAGACCGCGTCGGAGTGGAACGGCTACATCGACGGCGCGGTGTCGTCGGGATACCGGGCCGCCGACGAAGTCCTCGCCGGCCTGGGCGGGGCGGACGGTTTGGGCGGGGCGGACGGTTTGGGCGGGGCGGACGGTTTGGGCGGGGCGGCGCGATGA
- a CDS encoding TetR family transcriptional regulator C-terminal domain-containing protein, with protein MTAIRRVQDDDARAVADRARLVVRSAAVSQREFAARVGMEPTALSKALNGGRRLADRELAAIARIGKVSLRYLRTGEGRPPTAPDDPVAPEARRRADAVDAEVRRAQILEETARLIARRGFHQVRVADIARACGTSTGTIHYHFPTKGDALRAALHHYAERLHRRLEAEFRDADGPVEKLRRLIDVQLISDEDDNDEWSVWVQSWNEAILDPALREGQREIYARWRRTVLDLVHACQYEGMARDADPEALTSRFTALADGLAIQVLAGNGEMSPARMRDLLLDAFEPHITLR; from the coding sequence ATGACGGCGATCCGGCGGGTGCAGGACGACGACGCCCGGGCCGTGGCGGATCGGGCGCGCCTGGTGGTGCGGTCGGCGGCGGTCAGCCAGCGTGAGTTCGCCGCCCGCGTCGGCATGGAGCCCACCGCGCTGTCCAAGGCCCTCAACGGTGGCCGCCGCCTCGCGGACCGCGAACTCGCCGCCATCGCGCGGATCGGGAAGGTGTCCCTTCGGTACCTGCGGACCGGGGAGGGCCGGCCGCCCACCGCCCCGGACGACCCGGTGGCGCCCGAGGCGCGACGCCGCGCCGACGCCGTCGACGCGGAGGTCCGCCGGGCCCAGATCCTCGAGGAGACCGCGCGGCTCATCGCCCGCCGCGGCTTCCACCAGGTCCGGGTCGCGGACATCGCCCGCGCCTGCGGAACCAGCACGGGCACGATCCACTACCACTTCCCCACGAAGGGCGACGCGCTGCGTGCCGCCCTGCACCACTACGCCGAGCGGCTCCACCGGCGACTCGAAGCCGAATTCCGGGACGCGGACGGGCCGGTCGAGAAGCTGCGGCGGCTGATCGACGTCCAGTTGATCAGCGACGAGGACGACAACGACGAATGGTCGGTGTGGGTGCAGTCGTGGAACGAGGCGATCCTCGACCCCGCCCTGCGGGAAGGCCAGCGCGAGATCTACGCCCGCTGGCGGCGGACCGTGCTCGACCTGGTGCACGCCTGCCAGTACGAGGGGATGGCCAGGGACGCCGATCCGGAGGCGCTGACCAGCCGGTTCACCGCTCTCGCGGACGGCCTGGCCATCCAGGTGCTGGCGGGGAACGGGGAGATGTCCCCGGCCCGGATGCGGGACCTGCTCCTCGACGCGTTCGAACCGCACATCACGCTCCGCTGA
- a CDS encoding FAD-dependent oxidoreductase — MTTRFPHLFSPLSIGGVTVPNRILSSGHDTVLAEDGAVTDDLIAYHEARAAGGVGLIVLQVSGVHESARYTTHVLMATDDACVPGYARLAAAVHRHGTKVFGQLFHPGREILESEDGTAPVAWAPSATPSERFHVMPRAMTEAEIHEVVDGYGQAARRLREAGLDGVEVVASHGYLPAQFLSPHVNVRTDGWGGNREGRLRFLREALRSARAEARPGFAVGLRVSGDELSHDGLDTELVLETVARLDAEGLLDYVSVCAGSSSSLSGAEHIAPPMFRPAGYTAPLAAKVRAVVGVPVMVAGRINQPQEAEQILADGQADACAMTRALICDPDLPAKTAEGRTEEIRACIGCNQACIGHFQLGHPISCIQHPETGRERRFGVLPLVTRRKKVLVVGGGPAGLKAAAVAAARGHDVELHEAGRRVGGQVLLAEQLPGRAEFGGVITNLEGEAHRAGVRVVTGSRIDAPDLAAAAPDAVILATGARPRRPRMELVDDPVVLDAWSVIRGDAEIPRGRRGRIVVADWRGDWIGLGTALLLAGQGRKVTLCVTGFAAGEHLQQYVRAAMLAQAVRARIEIVPNVRLHGADDDTVYLQHTLTEDPVVLEGTAGVVLAQGHLPVTDLDPLALGVAPDRVFTVGDCVSPRTVEEAVLEGLTVASGL, encoded by the coding sequence ATGACGACGCGGTTCCCCCACCTGTTCAGCCCGCTGAGCATAGGCGGCGTCACCGTGCCCAACCGGATCCTGTCCTCCGGCCACGACACGGTCCTGGCCGAGGACGGCGCGGTGACCGACGACCTGATCGCCTATCACGAGGCCCGCGCCGCGGGCGGCGTCGGCCTGATCGTGCTCCAGGTCTCCGGCGTGCACGAGTCCGCCCGCTACACCACGCACGTGCTGATGGCCACGGACGACGCGTGCGTCCCCGGCTACGCCCGGCTCGCGGCGGCGGTGCACCGGCACGGTACGAAGGTCTTCGGCCAGCTGTTCCACCCCGGCCGGGAGATCCTGGAGTCCGAGGACGGCACCGCGCCGGTGGCGTGGGCGCCCTCGGCCACGCCGAGCGAGCGCTTCCACGTCATGCCGCGCGCCATGACCGAGGCGGAGATCCACGAGGTCGTCGACGGTTACGGACAAGCGGCGCGCCGACTGCGCGAGGCCGGACTCGACGGCGTGGAGGTCGTCGCCAGCCACGGCTACCTGCCGGCGCAGTTCCTCAGCCCCCACGTCAACGTCCGGACCGACGGTTGGGGCGGCAACCGCGAGGGGCGGCTGCGGTTCCTGCGCGAGGCGCTGCGCAGCGCCCGGGCGGAGGCCCGGCCGGGCTTCGCCGTCGGCCTGCGCGTCTCGGGCGACGAACTCAGCCACGACGGCCTGGACACGGAGCTGGTCCTGGAGACCGTCGCCCGGCTCGACGCCGAAGGTCTCCTCGACTACGTCTCGGTGTGCGCGGGCAGCTCGTCCAGCCTGTCCGGGGCCGAGCACATCGCTCCGCCCATGTTCCGGCCCGCCGGTTACACCGCCCCGCTCGCCGCGAAGGTACGCGCGGTGGTCGGCGTCCCGGTGATGGTGGCCGGCCGGATCAACCAGCCGCAGGAGGCCGAGCAGATCCTCGCGGACGGGCAGGCCGACGCCTGCGCGATGACCAGGGCGCTGATCTGCGACCCGGACCTGCCGGCCAAGACCGCCGAAGGCCGTACCGAGGAGATCCGTGCGTGCATCGGCTGCAACCAGGCCTGCATCGGCCACTTCCAGCTCGGCCACCCCATCTCTTGCATCCAGCACCCGGAGACGGGGCGGGAGCGTCGCTTCGGGGTTCTGCCGCTCGTGACACGGCGCAAGAAGGTGCTGGTGGTCGGCGGCGGCCCGGCCGGCCTGAAGGCCGCGGCCGTGGCGGCCGCACGCGGCCACGACGTGGAACTGCACGAGGCGGGCCGACGTGTGGGCGGCCAGGTGCTCCTTGCCGAACAGCTTCCGGGGCGGGCCGAGTTCGGAGGTGTGATCACCAACCTGGAGGGCGAGGCGCACCGCGCCGGAGTCCGCGTCGTGACGGGCTCGCGGATCGACGCCCCGGACCTCGCCGCCGCGGCCCCGGACGCCGTGATCCTCGCGACCGGGGCCCGGCCCCGCCGACCGCGCATGGAGCTGGTGGACGACCCGGTGGTGCTGGACGCCTGGTCGGTGATCCGCGGCGACGCCGAGATCCCACGCGGCCGCCGGGGGCGGATCGTGGTGGCGGACTGGCGCGGCGACTGGATCGGCCTCGGCACCGCCCTCCTCCTGGCCGGCCAGGGCCGGAAGGTGACCCTCTGCGTGACCGGCTTCGCGGCCGGCGAGCACCTGCAGCAGTACGTACGCGCCGCCATGCTGGCCCAGGCCGTGCGCGCCCGGATCGAGATCGTTCCCAACGTCCGGCTCCACGGCGCGGACGACGACACCGTCTACCTCCAGCACACCCTGACCGAGGACCCGGTGGTGCTGGAGGGCACGGCCGGAGTCGTACTGGCCCAGGGCCACCTCCCGGTCACCGACCTCGACCCGCTCGCCCTGGGCGTCGCGCCCGACCGTGTCTTCACGGTGGGCGACTGCGTCAGCCCGCGCACGGTGGAGGAGGCGGTACTGGAGGGCCTGACGGTGGCGTCCGGGCTGTAG
- a CDS encoding M6 family metalloprotease domain-containing protein, producing the protein MPATNPRPRPLAAALALASFLALAPAAHATPLAATTSRPIPAARTADCELPGRTGWTDEGHDTDHVQFQPATGTRRVLNLFVDFPDAPATDATEPYAAHLAPAVDWMRTASHGRLRLSVDFLHQWIRMPADSTTYHFARGLTFEAHEKYVRDAIAAADPYADLSRYDMVYIVPVRTAAAIPFSPTYLYDPATPGVTADGTRLKWAVTFGQDMWRWGHKVAAHETGHTFGLPDLYSFTGPTHQYVGGWDVMGDIAGAAPQFLGWHSWKLGWIRDDQVACLAGPGRRTVHLAPVERPGGTKIAVLRTGETTAYVAESRHPELNDASACSSGVLIYRIDSATPTGEGPVRIVNGNPTGIPPAGCTPLDLAAHRPGRTFTDPATGVRIDVRADGPAGDVVTLSAT; encoded by the coding sequence ATGCCCGCCACGAACCCCCGCCCGCGCCCCCTGGCCGCCGCCCTCGCTCTCGCCTCGTTCCTCGCCCTCGCCCCAGCGGCGCACGCGACCCCGCTCGCCGCCACGACTTCCCGGCCGATCCCGGCCGCCCGGACGGCCGACTGCGAGCTGCCCGGCCGGACCGGCTGGACCGACGAAGGGCACGACACCGACCACGTCCAGTTCCAGCCGGCCACGGGAACCCGCCGTGTCCTCAACCTGTTCGTCGACTTCCCCGACGCGCCGGCCACGGACGCCACCGAGCCGTACGCCGCCCACCTCGCCCCCGCCGTCGACTGGATGCGGACGGCGAGCCACGGCCGCCTCCGCCTCTCCGTCGACTTCCTGCACCAGTGGATCCGCATGCCCGCGGACTCGACCACGTACCACTTCGCCCGCGGCCTCACCTTCGAGGCCCACGAGAAGTACGTGCGCGACGCGATCGCCGCCGCCGACCCGTACGCGGACCTCTCCCGCTACGACATGGTCTACATCGTCCCCGTCCGGACCGCGGCAGCGATCCCGTTCTCCCCCACGTACCTCTACGACCCCGCCACGCCCGGCGTGACCGCCGACGGAACCCGCCTCAAATGGGCCGTCACCTTCGGCCAGGACATGTGGCGCTGGGGCCACAAGGTCGCCGCACACGAGACCGGCCACACCTTCGGCCTGCCCGACCTCTACTCCTTCACGGGCCCCACCCACCAGTACGTCGGTGGCTGGGACGTCATGGGCGACATCGCGGGCGCAGCCCCGCAGTTCCTCGGCTGGCACTCCTGGAAACTGGGCTGGATCCGCGACGACCAGGTCGCCTGCCTCGCCGGACCAGGGCGCCGCACCGTACACCTGGCGCCCGTGGAACGCCCCGGCGGCACCAAGATCGCCGTACTGCGCACCGGGGAGACCACGGCCTACGTCGCGGAGTCCCGTCACCCCGAGCTCAACGACGCCTCCGCCTGTTCGAGCGGTGTCCTCATCTACCGGATCGACTCCGCGACCCCGACCGGCGAGGGCCCGGTCCGGATCGTGAACGGCAACCCGACCGGGATTCCGCCCGCCGGCTGCACCCCGCTCGACCTCGCGGCGCACCGGCCGGGCCGGACCTTCACCGACCCGGCCACAGGGGTCCGCATCGACGTCCGTGCGGACGGCCCGGCAGGGGACGTGGTCACGCTCAGCGCCACCTGA
- a CDS encoding alpha/beta fold hydrolase — protein MNSAYATVDRTFTVPLDHRAPDGPTIEIFAREVADRARASEELPWLLYLQGGPGGKSPRPSAGSPGWFDRALETHRVLLLDQRGTGRSTPVTARSAARFPTPGRLAAYLARFRADAIVADAELIRRRLCGDAPWETLGQSYGGFITLTYLSQAPEGLRACYVTGGLPGLTATADDVYARTYPRVRDRVLDFYARYPEDAPRLRKLADHLAAGDTRLPNGDGLTPRRLRTLGLMLGMGDGFERLHWLLDEALDPDGTPTDTFLHQTMALTGFTDNPLFAVMQETLYGQGAGPTGWAASRALAAFPEFAEDAHPLLLTGEMTYPWMFREIAGLRPFADAADLLAARTDWPPLYDPRRLAANEVPLAAVVYHDDMYVDAGLSLRTAREVGATHAWVTNEWEHDGVSASGGRVLDRLMALAAGHA, from the coding sequence ATGAACTCCGCCTACGCGACCGTCGACCGCACCTTCACCGTTCCCCTGGACCACCGGGCCCCCGACGGTCCCACCATCGAGATCTTCGCCCGCGAGGTCGCCGACCGCGCCCGCGCGAGCGAAGAACTGCCCTGGCTGCTCTACCTCCAGGGCGGACCCGGCGGGAAATCACCCCGTCCGTCGGCCGGTTCGCCCGGCTGGTTCGACCGCGCACTCGAGACCCACCGCGTCCTGCTCCTCGACCAGCGCGGAACCGGCCGCTCCACCCCCGTCACCGCCCGCTCCGCCGCCCGCTTCCCCACCCCCGGCCGGCTCGCCGCGTACCTGGCCCGCTTCCGCGCCGACGCGATCGTCGCCGACGCGGAACTGATCCGCCGACGACTCTGCGGAGACGCCCCGTGGGAGACCCTCGGCCAGAGCTACGGCGGATTCATCACCCTCACCTACCTCTCCCAGGCGCCCGAGGGCCTCCGCGCCTGCTACGTCACCGGCGGCCTGCCCGGCCTCACCGCCACCGCCGACGACGTCTACGCCCGCACCTACCCCCGCGTCCGCGACCGGGTCCTCGACTTCTACGCCCGCTACCCCGAGGACGCACCCCGCCTGCGCAAGCTCGCCGACCACCTCGCCGCCGGCGACACCCGCCTCCCGAACGGGGACGGGCTCACCCCGCGCCGCCTGCGCACCCTGGGCCTCATGCTCGGCATGGGCGACGGATTCGAGCGCCTGCACTGGCTGCTCGACGAGGCCCTGGACCCGGACGGCACCCCGACGGACACCTTCCTCCACCAGACCATGGCCCTGACCGGCTTCACCGACAACCCGCTCTTCGCCGTCATGCAGGAGACCCTGTACGGGCAGGGCGCCGGCCCGACCGGCTGGGCGGCCTCCCGGGCCCTCGCCGCCTTTCCCGAGTTCGCCGAGGACGCCCACCCCCTGCTGCTCACCGGCGAGATGACGTACCCCTGGATGTTCCGGGAGATCGCCGGCCTGCGCCCCTTCGCGGACGCGGCCGACCTGCTGGCCGCCCGTACCGACTGGCCACCGCTCTACGACCCGCGCCGCCTCGCCGCCAACGAGGTCCCCCTCGCCGCGGTCGTCTACCACGACGACATGTACGTCGACGCGGGCCTCTCGCTGCGCACGGCACGCGAGGTCGGCGCCACCCACGCCTGGGTCACCAACGAGTGGGAACACGACGGCGTCTCCGCCTCCGGCGGCCGCGTCCTCGACCGCCTGATGGCCCTCGCCGCCGGCCACGCGTAG